In Desulfuribacillus alkaliarsenatis, the following proteins share a genomic window:
- a CDS encoding prepilin-type N-terminal cleavage/methylation domain-containing protein produces MQFFQKRKKKNQKGFTLVELLVVIAIIGILAAIITPNIFAQIEKSRASAVVSEYRAAKTAALLVTSENPAADITFDVESNGNVTGENADDYAAFMAMLEKPLGTAPFGGYYSIIGPSGADSLDTGDGTFLLVPQVPEKAFDTLENTFSDDDVVESGTVGSGFPKEIYLRLLPNDPPTP; encoded by the coding sequence ATGCAATTCTTCCAAAAAAGAAAGAAGAAAAATCAAAAAGGTTTTACATTAGTAGAGCTATTAGTAGTAATTGCAATCATAGGTATCCTAGCGGCGATAATCACGCCAAACATCTTTGCACAGATTGAGAAAAGTAGAGCATCGGCTGTAGTTTCTGAGTACAGAGCAGCTAAAACAGCGGCGTTGTTGGTTACTTCTGAGAATCCAGCTGCGGATATTACGTTTGATGTAGAGTCTAATGGTAATGTTACAGGCGAAAATGCTGATGATTATGCTGCATTTATGGCAATGCTTGAGAAACCTCTAGGTACTGCTCCTTTTGGCGGATATTATTCTATAATAGGACCTAGTGGCGCTGATTCGTTGGATACTGGTGATGGAACATTCTTATTAGTACCTCAAGTACCAGAGAAAGCTTTTGATACACTTGAAAATACTTTCTCTGATGATGATGTAGTTGAATCCGGAACTGTTGGTTCAGGTTTTCCTAAGGAAATATATTTAAGACTATTGCCAAATGACCCACCTACACCTTAG
- a CDS encoding prepilin peptidase, whose translation MMALVYGYIFIIGAVIGSFLNVVIYRLPNEQSVIKPRSYCPFCETTLTWKQLIPVLSYIWQRGKCASCQAQISIRYPLIEVFTGIIFIIIFMITGFSWLTIIYWVLAACFIAIFIIDIEHMIIPDEINLFIFIIGIGTSLLGLTIPIIQALIGSLLGGGILWFLAVASRGGMGGGDIKFAFAIGLFTGWQQMMLLLFIASLIGCVYGLYQIVRYGYQKGKPIPFGPFLVIAAMLVLLWGNTFISYYFSLF comes from the coding sequence ATGATGGCATTGGTTTATGGCTATATTTTTATAATTGGTGCAGTAATTGGCAGTTTTTTAAATGTAGTTATATACCGACTCCCTAATGAGCAGTCCGTTATAAAGCCAAGAAGCTATTGTCCGTTTTGTGAAACTACCTTAACGTGGAAGCAATTGATTCCAGTGCTAAGTTATATTTGGCAAAGGGGTAAGTGTGCTAGCTGTCAGGCTCAAATATCTATTAGATATCCGTTAATAGAAGTGTTTACGGGAATTATATTTATTATTATTTTTATGATTACGGGTTTTAGCTGGTTGACTATTATTTATTGGGTATTAGCAGCATGTTTTATAGCAATATTTATAATCGACATCGAGCACATGATTATTCCAGATGAAATTAACCTGTTTATATTTATTATAGGAATAGGTACGAGTTTACTGGGTCTTACTATTCCAATTATCCAGGCATTAATAGGTAGTCTACTAGGCGGGGGAATCCTGTGGTTTTTAGCCGTTGCCTCACGTGGTGGAATGGGCGGCGGTGATATTAAATTCGCCTTTGCTATTGGACTTTTTACAGGCTGGCAGCAAATGATGTTACTGCTGTTTATAGCATCATTAATTGGCTGTGTTTATGGACTATATCAGATTGTTCGTTATGGATATCAGAAGGGCAAACCAATCCCCTTTGGCCCATTTCTAGTTATTGCTGCGATGCTAGTCCTGCTATGGGGTAATACATTTATTAGTTATTATTTTTCATTATTTTAA
- a CDS encoding type II secretion system F family protein: MAELFRYRARDRTGKVVEGTIEANSSQAVIGQLRAQNLIVTKVEKATTKTNFKLPFSEKMVKTKDLAIFSRQFSTMIDAGVPLLRALTILQVQVENLTLQAALKEVIKDLERGMTLSEAMARHPKVFPIMYTSMIEAGEVGGVLEEVLERMANHFEKEDEIKEKVKSALTYPTVVFSMAILAVIFMLVFVLPSFIGIFEGMDMELPAPTLFVIALSNMLTGYWYIHIGMLILTVYLFRRFLNDPKGKRMIDKIVLKAPVFGDLQKKLIISRFSRTLGTLLKSGVPIITSIEVVKKTTANTLMIESLEKAKNSIRDGQGLSDPLRDSGVFTPMALHMIAVGEETGELDMLLEKISFFYDREIDNAVSKLSSALEPIIMVVMGVIIGGIVISFLLPMVAMFDGI, translated from the coding sequence GTGGCAGAATTATTTCGATATCGAGCAAGGGATCGCACAGGGAAGGTCGTAGAGGGGACAATTGAAGCTAACTCTAGTCAAGCTGTCATCGGTCAATTACGGGCGCAAAACTTAATAGTTACAAAAGTCGAAAAGGCAACTACGAAAACAAATTTTAAGCTTCCTTTTTCTGAGAAAATGGTTAAGACAAAAGATTTAGCTATTTTTAGTAGGCAGTTCTCGACTATGATAGATGCAGGGGTTCCGTTATTAAGGGCCCTTACTATCCTGCAGGTTCAGGTAGAAAATCTAACCTTGCAAGCTGCTTTAAAAGAGGTTATTAAGGACCTAGAGCGGGGCATGACATTATCCGAGGCAATGGCTAGGCATCCTAAGGTGTTTCCTATTATGTACACGAGCATGATAGAAGCTGGTGAGGTCGGTGGTGTGCTTGAAGAAGTACTAGAGCGCATGGCTAATCACTTTGAGAAGGAAGACGAAATTAAAGAGAAGGTTAAGTCGGCCCTTACCTACCCAACAGTTGTTTTCTCAATGGCTATTTTAGCCGTGATTTTTATGCTAGTGTTTGTTTTACCTTCGTTTATTGGAATCTTTGAAGGGATGGATATGGAGCTACCAGCACCGACACTGTTTGTAATTGCCTTAAGTAATATGCTAACAGGCTATTGGTATATTCATATCGGTATGCTGATTCTAACGGTCTATTTATTTAGACGCTTCCTCAATGACCCGAAAGGTAAGCGCATGATAGATAAAATAGTTTTAAAAGCACCTGTGTTTGGCGATTTACAGAAGAAATTAATTATTTCTAGATTTAGCAGAACCCTCGGCACACTTTTAAAAAGTGGTGTTCCAATTATCACATCCATTGAAGTTGTTAAGAAGACTACGGCCAACACACTAATGATTGAAAGCTTAGAGAAAGCTAAAAACAGTATTCGAGATGGACAAGGTTTGTCTGATCCACTTCGAGACTCTGGTGTTTTTACACCGATGGCGCTACATATGATTGCTGTCGGAGAGGAAACAGGAGAGCTTGATATGCTGCTAGAGAAGATTAGCTTTTTCTATGACCGTGAAATCGATAACGCCGTTAGTAAGCTATCTTCAGCCCTTGAGCCAATTATTATGGTTGTTATGGGAGTAATTATTGGTGGGATTGTAATATCGTTCTTATTACCGATGGTTGCTATGTTTGATGGTATATAA
- the pilM gene encoding type IV pilus assembly protein PilM: MKILRRLLQRKIDHIGLDIGSFSIKMVELKKGDEENHHEVLTYGMARIPANALVDGAIKDVSAVTKALLELKDEGKLKSGATLNVAVSGKHVITRTLKLPVMPLDELDQALEFEADKYIPTPIDQLYLDYSILGEVTVDNAPHYNLLLAAVPKDIINTYCRVLEEAKLNPYGIEIEPLALYRLWYSYYYDETLKNQAILNMGHSNCHLVVFKEDNIQFTRTIPIAGLQMTEAIIQSAGKEVAAAIDLKHKQKLNQDNVIELASPESTDDYSDSLIVQSISDTLGSLTQEIQRSIDFYQMQAKVRLDRLIITGGCAELQGLDTTLEAELGLPVLVGVYGELDPSFSLASGLAMRDFMKL; encoded by the coding sequence ATGAAAATTTTACGTCGATTGCTACAGAGAAAAATTGATCATATAGGCTTGGATATTGGTAGCTTCTCTATTAAGATGGTGGAGCTTAAAAAGGGTGATGAGGAAAACCACCATGAAGTCTTAACATATGGCATGGCAAGGATTCCAGCTAATGCTTTAGTTGATGGAGCAATTAAGGACGTTTCTGCTGTAACCAAAGCTCTCTTAGAGCTTAAGGATGAAGGTAAATTAAAGAGCGGAGCGACTCTTAATGTAGCGGTAAGTGGTAAGCATGTTATTACACGGACGCTAAAGTTGCCTGTTATGCCTTTAGATGAGCTAGACCAAGCACTAGAATTCGAAGCTGATAAGTATATTCCGACTCCGATTGACCAGCTATATCTAGATTATAGTATTCTAGGCGAGGTTACAGTCGATAATGCACCTCACTATAACCTTTTATTAGCAGCTGTACCTAAGGACATTATCAATACCTATTGTAGGGTTTTAGAGGAAGCTAAACTTAATCCATATGGAATTGAAATTGAACCCTTAGCCCTTTATCGTCTCTGGTACTCCTATTATTACGATGAGACATTGAAGAACCAAGCAATTTTGAATATGGGTCACAGCAACTGCCATTTAGTAGTGTTTAAAGAAGATAATATACAGTTTACAAGAACAATTCCGATTGCTGGACTGCAGATGACTGAAGCGATAATTCAATCTGCAGGTAAAGAAGTAGCCGCAGCAATCGACTTAAAGCATAAACAAAAGCTTAATCAGGATAACGTAATAGAACTAGCAAGTCCTGAATCTACTGATGATTATAGTGACAGCTTAATTGTACAATCGATAAGCGATACCCTAGGGTCTCTTACGCAGGAAATCCAGCGTTCAATAGACTTCTATCAAATGCAAGCAAAGGTACGACTTGATAGACTTATCATTACTGGTGGTTGCGCCGAGCTCCAAGGCTTAGATACCACACTTGAGGCTGAACTTGGCTTGCCAGTTTTAGTGGGAGTCTATGGAGAACTTGATCCATCATTTAGCCTTGCAAGCGGTCTAGCTATGCGCGACTTTATGAAGCTATAA
- a CDS encoding type IV pilus twitching motility protein PilT translates to MIMKDILLEAVKIGASDIHLTVNATPMYRLHGRLTSAGKYQAAFNRKLTHEDMEQLMQQVTDRDQQQKLAQKGDLDFSFEIQGVARFRVNIFKQQKHIAIVMRIIPTKILTMEQLNLPPVFRELSNKRSGLVLVTGPTGSGKSTTLAAMIDYINENKNEHIITLEDPLEFIHQHKGSVINQREIHQDTESFASALRAAMRQDPDVILVGEMRDLETISTAITAAETGHLVFGTLHTSSAASTVDRIIDVFPPHQQQQIRIQLAATLQGVIAQLLLPKQEGGRVAAMEILTVTPAVRNLIREGKTHQIPSSIQTGGKYGMQSMDQALKALLQRGLISQETADKLFVDKENATASPASTTKSLGNLW, encoded by the coding sequence ATGATAATGAAGGATATATTGCTAGAGGCTGTTAAAATTGGTGCATCGGATATCCACTTAACGGTAAATGCAACACCAATGTATCGACTACACGGGAGATTGACATCAGCTGGTAAATACCAAGCTGCCTTTAATCGTAAGTTGACCCATGAAGATATGGAGCAGCTAATGCAGCAGGTGACAGACCGTGACCAACAGCAGAAGCTAGCGCAAAAAGGTGATTTGGATTTTTCCTTTGAAATTCAAGGTGTTGCACGCTTTCGTGTTAATATCTTCAAGCAGCAAAAGCATATAGCAATTGTAATGCGTATTATTCCTACAAAGATATTAACCATGGAGCAATTAAACCTGCCACCTGTGTTTAGAGAGCTTTCTAACAAACGCAGCGGCTTAGTTCTTGTTACAGGTCCGACAGGAAGTGGTAAATCTACGACGCTGGCGGCAATGATAGATTATATCAATGAAAATAAAAACGAGCATATTATAACCCTTGAAGATCCATTGGAGTTTATCCATCAACATAAAGGCAGTGTCATCAATCAACGGGAAATTCATCAGGACACGGAGAGTTTCGCCTCGGCTTTACGAGCAGCTATGCGTCAGGATCCAGACGTTATTCTTGTTGGTGAGATGCGTGATTTAGAGACTATTAGTACGGCTATTACTGCTGCAGAAACAGGTCACTTAGTCTTTGGTACATTGCATACATCATCTGCGGCCTCAACTGTTGATAGGATTATTGACGTATTTCCTCCACATCAACAGCAGCAGATTCGTATTCAGCTAGCTGCCACATTACAAGGAGTTATTGCTCAACTGCTACTTCCTAAGCAAGAGGGCGGGCGCGTCGCAGCCATGGAGATTCTGACGGTAACACCTGCTGTACGCAACCTGATTCGTGAAGGTAAAACACACCAGATTCCGTCATCGATTCAGACTGGCGGCAAGTACGGTATGCAGAGCATGGACCAAGCGTTGAAAGCATTATTGCAAAGAGGCCTTATTTCGCAAGAAACTGCAGACAAACTATTTGTAGATAAGGAGAACGCAACGGCTAGTCCAGCTTCAACTACAAAATCCCTGGGTAATCTTTGGTAG
- a CDS encoding PilN domain-containing protein, with product MISKKMNLLPIEYQQRYEVDTKAFLQKAIISLFVISFIAFLFLGKYQLYALEREITSLESQQRLLSEQSASLLSIQEELVKLEGQWTKYDTLGVQSIPLNEFLKDVTESTPKDIWYTTIELYQVMNDSDSQDTEQTNVNLQHERLHFNMKGYSQSVASVGQLAYILNQLSYTDKVVIDYSAEITLDTVSLIEFSIQGRITQ from the coding sequence ATGATAAGTAAAAAGATGAATCTTCTGCCAATTGAATATCAGCAAAGGTACGAAGTAGACACGAAGGCTTTTTTGCAGAAGGCAATTATTAGCCTTTTCGTCATAAGCTTCATTGCCTTTTTATTTCTTGGGAAATATCAATTGTATGCCTTAGAACGGGAAATAACTTCACTAGAAAGTCAGCAAAGACTATTATCCGAACAGAGTGCATCATTGCTGTCGATTCAAGAGGAGCTTGTAAAGCTAGAAGGGCAGTGGACGAAATATGACACTTTAGGTGTACAGTCAATACCGCTTAATGAGTTTTTAAAGGATGTTACAGAATCAACACCTAAAGACATTTGGTATACAACCATTGAACTGTATCAGGTAATGAATGACTCAGATAGTCAAGATACAGAACAGACTAATGTAAATTTACAGCATGAACGCCTTCACTTTAATATGAAAGGCTATAGTCAATCTGTGGCATCGGTAGGACAGCTTGCCTATATATTAAATCAGCTTTCTTATACAGATAAGGTTGTAATCGATTATTCAGCAGAAATTACGCTTGATACTGTTTCATTAATAGAGTTTTCAATACAAGGTCGTATAACTCAGTAG
- a CDS encoding stalk domain-containing protein — protein sequence MRQERYDNEKSIKIKRRMKKLLILAIAIISTSFFITIASAQSSEIRTQLEVLYKTINIFVDGEKIESTDDSFVIVDQGRVMVPLRTVSEALGVGVDWDEKDGRVILTTPRLEAASHSISQLSVLRNVGPFYLSTDQRVSIAQRQFSSGLLVDNQGTSRAEFVVKLDQQYKGFETYVGVEDHTQNSSSNFIVSFYADDRLIDSPALRINEDNPVKPAHYARWIKFDGLENAKRLTVRVEFIGSEDGIGDYRDLTAAFANFNLILR from the coding sequence ATGCGGCAAGAACGTTATGATAATGAAAAAAGTATAAAAATCAAAAGACGCATGAAGAAGTTACTAATTTTAGCTATTGCAATTATTTCTACTAGTTTTTTTATAACTATAGCTTCTGCTCAGTCATCAGAAATCCGTACACAACTAGAGGTGCTATACAAGACGATTAATATCTTCGTTGACGGAGAAAAGATTGAGAGCACTGATGATTCCTTCGTGATTGTAGATCAAGGGCGGGTTATGGTCCCACTAAGAACAGTCTCAGAAGCGTTAGGAGTTGGAGTTGATTGGGACGAGAAGGATGGTCGAGTTATTCTGACGACACCAAGACTAGAAGCCGCATCTCATTCTATTAGTCAATTGTCAGTGTTAAGAAATGTAGGACCGTTTTACCTGTCAACTGATCAGCGTGTAAGCATTGCTCAACGTCAGTTTAGCTCTGGTCTGTTAGTGGACAATCAGGGTACTAGCCGTGCGGAGTTTGTTGTTAAGCTAGATCAGCAATACAAGGGCTTTGAGACCTATGTTGGGGTAGAAGACCATACACAGAATAGCTCAAGTAATTTTATTGTCAGCTTTTATGCCGATGATCGCTTAATAGATAGTCCGGCACTAAGAATTAATGAGGACAATCCAGTAAAACCTGCACATTATGCTAGATGGATAAAGTTTGACGGACTAGAGAATGCTAAACGATTAACGGTTAGGGTAGAGTTCATCGGTAGTGAAGATGGTATTGGTGACTATAGGGATTTAACTGCAGCCTTTGCGAATTTTAATCTGATTTTGAGGTAA